From a single Gracilimonas sp. genomic region:
- a CDS encoding TIGR04282 family arsenosugar biosynthesis glycosyltransferase — MNTHQGTLNKEGRTREKLIIFVKNEEAGKTKTRLAATIGDEKALKVYQKLLGWTFEQTRNLEVAKEVWYSRFIAEKDIWEGGDFKKQLQSGENLGKRMSNAFQESFLKESFQKVVIIGSDCAELTSDIIQQAFQELEKHEFVIGPAEDGGYYLLGMRSYHPEVFEEIEWSTGSVFQKTVEKIRDIGSNHTTLKELNDVDTIEDWNRVKSGL; from the coding sequence TTGAACACCCATCAAGGAACATTGAACAAGGAAGGAAGAACGAGGGAAAAGCTGATCATCTTCGTGAAGAACGAGGAGGCCGGGAAAACAAAAACCCGGCTGGCAGCTACAATCGGAGATGAGAAGGCACTTAAGGTATATCAGAAATTGTTAGGCTGGACCTTTGAGCAAACCCGTAATTTAGAAGTGGCCAAAGAAGTATGGTATTCCCGGTTCATCGCGGAAAAGGACATTTGGGAAGGCGGTGATTTTAAAAAGCAGCTTCAGTCAGGGGAAAACCTGGGAAAGAGGATGTCGAATGCTTTTCAGGAATCTTTTTTAAAAGAGTCTTTCCAAAAAGTGGTAATCATTGGCAGTGATTGTGCAGAGCTTACTTCTGACATTATTCAGCAGGCTTTTCAGGAGCTGGAAAAACATGAATTTGTAATCGGACCGGCTGAGGATGGAGGGTATTATCTGTTAGGCATGCGAAGCTACCACCCGGAAGTTTTTGAAGAAATCGAATGGAGTACGGGCTCTGTATTTCAGAAAACAGTTGAAAAAATTCGGGATATTGGGTCAAATCACACCACGCTGAAAGAATTAAACGATGTAGATACCATCGAAGACTGGAATAGAGTTAAGTCCGGTTTGTAA
- a CDS encoding DUF349 domain-containing protein: MENLEQQNANSEKETEKDELENSAEEATSEEETSVDNEEQAAPPKEEEAEPVEKPENTAEEETPAEDSETVDEAEETGEPESEAAPDSEADEVTEEDEAEAEVAEEESEETAEDAESFYAEIVERAKELVVQTDWAFVTTELANLAQNVTEGPKSTSEKASQLIDEFQELRDNFEQKKKEHYEELNRKKEENLAKKKELLKSLSDIINEENWTATKEVGKIKGQWENIKLLPQGEAEALDKRFKELMDEFEDHKVDRLVKKLQKEEENLELKLLLLDKMDALTQKLNENTPDFEELEDQFNKLISQWRKVGRVPSEKNQPLWDRFNAVQDTFNEVRFKVDKEYREQIERALSKKKKLVKEAEALVDQENIAKAARKVNKLHKAWKNAGNLPQKDENEMWDLFKAATDKFNEMKSDNIDKLREQEEANLEKKYELIKEAEEAKDTDDFDAGHQKMQSLMSRWKKIGPVPRKQSSKIWKKFKGAMDVFYDRRREAFKGERKDQKENLEKKQEILEKLKELGKHDDPALAVQEAKKLQQDFKDIGYVPIKMKNKIWKQYREACDVIYDRYRALGSDLGMEKKLANQGIDPDTRKDIIKLQKERDKLKKDVSKLESEMIQYQEAKTYFKPTNRGNALKDELQEKIDKAENSIAEKEERLKEINKEIDQLKRTGDSDEEE; this comes from the coding sequence GTGGAGAACCTGGAGCAACAAAACGCAAACTCTGAAAAAGAGACCGAGAAAGACGAACTTGAAAACAGTGCTGAAGAAGCTACTTCCGAAGAAGAAACTTCAGTTGATAATGAGGAGCAGGCTGCGCCTCCAAAAGAAGAAGAAGCCGAGCCGGTAGAAAAGCCGGAGAATACAGCCGAAGAAGAGACGCCTGCCGAAGATTCAGAGACCGTTGATGAAGCAGAGGAAACGGGTGAGCCGGAATCAGAAGCTGCGCCGGATTCGGAGGCTGATGAGGTGACAGAGGAAGATGAAGCAGAGGCAGAAGTAGCTGAGGAAGAAAGTGAAGAGACTGCTGAGGATGCCGAGTCGTTTTATGCTGAGATTGTAGAGCGGGCTAAAGAACTGGTGGTACAGACAGACTGGGCCTTTGTTACCACAGAACTGGCTAATCTTGCCCAGAATGTTACAGAAGGACCTAAGTCCACCAGTGAAAAGGCCAGTCAGCTAATTGATGAATTCCAGGAGCTGCGGGATAACTTTGAGCAGAAGAAAAAAGAGCATTACGAAGAGCTGAACCGCAAGAAAGAAGAAAATCTTGCTAAGAAAAAAGAGCTGCTGAAGTCCCTGTCCGACATTATAAATGAGGAAAACTGGACGGCAACCAAAGAGGTGGGCAAAATTAAAGGCCAGTGGGAAAACATTAAGCTGCTGCCACAAGGCGAAGCCGAAGCTTTAGATAAGCGCTTTAAAGAATTGATGGACGAGTTTGAAGATCATAAAGTAGATCGGCTCGTGAAGAAACTTCAGAAAGAAGAAGAGAATTTAGAGCTGAAGCTGCTTCTGCTTGATAAAATGGATGCGCTCACTCAAAAGCTCAATGAGAATACTCCTGACTTTGAAGAATTAGAAGATCAGTTTAATAAGTTGATTTCTCAGTGGAGAAAGGTGGGGCGTGTGCCTTCCGAGAAAAATCAGCCGCTCTGGGATCGGTTCAACGCTGTGCAGGATACATTCAACGAAGTTCGCTTCAAAGTTGATAAAGAATACCGCGAACAGATTGAGAGAGCCCTTTCTAAGAAAAAGAAATTGGTGAAAGAAGCCGAAGCGTTGGTTGATCAGGAAAATATTGCAAAAGCTGCCCGTAAGGTGAATAAGCTTCACAAAGCCTGGAAAAACGCAGGTAACCTCCCGCAGAAAGATGAAAATGAGATGTGGGATCTGTTTAAAGCAGCCACCGACAAATTCAATGAGATGAAGTCGGATAACATTGATAAGCTGCGTGAACAGGAAGAGGCCAATCTCGAAAAGAAATACGAACTGATTAAAGAAGCGGAAGAAGCCAAAGACACTGACGACTTTGATGCTGGCCACCAGAAAATGCAAAGCCTGATGAGCCGGTGGAAGAAAATTGGTCCGGTTCCCAGAAAACAATCTTCTAAAATCTGGAAGAAGTTTAAAGGCGCGATGGATGTGTTTTATGATCGCCGCCGGGAAGCTTTCAAAGGAGAGCGAAAAGACCAGAAGGAAAACCTGGAGAAAAAACAGGAAATTCTTGAAAAGCTGAAAGAGTTAGGCAAGCACGACGATCCCGCACTGGCTGTTCAGGAAGCCAAGAAGTTGCAGCAGGACTTTAAAGACATTGGCTACGTTCCCATTAAAATGAAGAACAAGATCTGGAAGCAGTATCGGGAAGCGTGTGATGTAATTTATGATCGCTATCGCGCGCTGGGATCCGATCTTGGAATGGAGAAAAAGCTGGCTAACCAGGGAATTGATCCGGATACCCGAAAAGACATTATCAAGCTCCAGAAAGAGCGGGACAAGCTCAAAAAAGATGTTTCTAAACTGGAAAGTGAAATGATCCAGTACCAAGAAGCTAAAACTTATTTCAAGCCAACCAACCGGGGAAATGCCTTGAAGGATGAGCTTCAGGAAAAAATTGATAAAGCCGAAAACTCAATCGCTGAGAAAGAAGAACGGCTAAAAGAAATCAATAAAGAAATCGACCAGCTTAAACGAACCGGAGACAGCGACGAAGAAGAATAA
- a CDS encoding MBL fold metallo-hydrolase yields MQIQIKGDDELLILDSGTGFRNLGNELQGRGSSLRGRVFITHPHWDHLQGFPFFKPFYNGDNWFRIYLPPQGEIGCKEILQGHMSSTFFPVSIDMLEADLDCETFQPGKRDFDGYSVEYMWATHTVPTAMYKIRVKDRTIIFAPDNELMDDDTDKSRQFREEFKEFIRGADVLIHDAQYSKKLYKQRVGWGHSSWETVTELAKEVNVKRLFLTHHDPDNSDDVLGKREELIQDLYGSSFERVCLAKEGQEITLPSG; encoded by the coding sequence GTGCAAATTCAGATCAAAGGTGATGACGAGCTGCTGATTTTAGATTCCGGAACCGGATTTCGAAACCTCGGAAACGAGCTTCAGGGTCGGGGATCTTCGCTTCGCGGACGGGTATTTATAACACACCCCCACTGGGATCATCTGCAAGGTTTTCCTTTCTTTAAACCGTTTTATAACGGGGATAACTGGTTTCGGATTTACCTGCCGCCACAAGGTGAAATTGGATGTAAAGAAATTTTGCAAGGCCATATGTCCAGCACCTTTTTCCCGGTATCCATAGATATGCTGGAGGCCGATTTAGATTGTGAAACCTTTCAGCCCGGAAAAAGAGATTTTGACGGATACTCGGTTGAGTATATGTGGGCAACTCATACGGTTCCAACAGCTATGTATAAGATCAGGGTTAAGGACAGAACCATCATCTTTGCTCCTGATAATGAATTGATGGACGACGATACCGATAAAAGCCGGCAATTCAGAGAAGAGTTTAAAGAATTCATTCGCGGAGCGGATGTGCTTATCCACGATGCCCAGTATTCGAAAAAACTTTATAAGCAGCGCGTTGGCTGGGGGCACTCCTCGTGGGAAACCGTTACGGAACTGGCTAAGGAAGTAAATGTTAAAAGACTATTTTTAACGCACCATGACCCGGATAACAGTGATGACGTTCTGGGAAAAAGAGAAGAGTTGATTCAGGACCTATACGGGTCTTCTTTTGAAAGGGTATGTCTGGCTAAAGAAGGGCAGGAAATTACCCTGCCCTCCGGTTAA
- a CDS encoding arsenosugar biosynthesis-associated peroxidase-like protein, protein MDNPYYKAEDLKKFGDITEFQEKLGNKFFEYYGEVFEEGALSKREKALIALAVAHTVQCPYCIDAYTTDSLEKGASEEQMMEAVHVAAAIRGGSSLVHGVQMMNKVKDLSM, encoded by the coding sequence ATGGACAATCCTTATTACAAAGCAGAAGACCTGAAAAAGTTTGGCGATATCACAGAATTCCAGGAAAAACTGGGGAATAAATTTTTTGAATACTACGGTGAGGTTTTTGAAGAAGGCGCCCTGTCAAAAAGAGAAAAAGCCCTGATTGCACTTGCCGTTGCCCACACGGTTCAATGCCCATATTGCATTGATGCCTACACTACCGACAGCCTCGAAAAAGGGGCCAGTGAAGAGCAGATGATGGAAGCCGTACACGTTGCGGCAGCCATTCGCGGTGGTTCATCGCTCGTACATGGCGTGCAAATGATGAATAAGGTGAAAGACCTTTCCATGTAA
- the arsS gene encoding arsenosugar biosynthesis radical SAM (seleno)protein ArsS (Some members of this family are selenoproteins.) has translation MKSLLAESHELAKPSVQLDIINNHNEKIKSLPKFRDKIDPIGLFPLKPTGIDIFQMNVGYMCNMTCKHCHVDAGPDRQEIMTKETFEHCLEALKGTDIDTVDLTGGAPEMNPHFRWFVEEVSKLGKHVIVRSNLTILTTNKFSDLPEFFKKHGVEVTCSLPFYSKSRTDRQRGEGTYDKSIKALKRLNEIGYGDENTGLMLNLVYNPVGAFLPGDQEEIKQEFKKELKRKHDIVFNDLFTITNLPISRFLNFLLMSGNLEEYMEKLIESFNPAAAAGVMCRNTISIGWDGRLFDCDFNQMLDMETHEDSVQHIKDFDLESLNNREIKINQHCFGCTAGAGSSCGGATT, from the coding sequence ATGAAAAGCTTATTGGCAGAATCTCATGAGTTGGCCAAGCCCAGCGTTCAACTCGATATCATTAACAATCACAACGAAAAGATTAAATCCCTGCCGAAGTTCAGGGATAAAATTGATCCGATTGGATTATTCCCGCTGAAACCTACAGGGATCGATATTTTTCAGATGAATGTGGGCTACATGTGTAACATGACCTGCAAGCATTGCCATGTGGATGCCGGTCCCGATCGGCAGGAAATCATGACGAAGGAGACCTTTGAGCATTGTCTTGAAGCGCTGAAGGGAACCGACATTGATACGGTGGACCTGACCGGAGGAGCTCCCGAAATGAACCCGCATTTCCGGTGGTTTGTGGAGGAAGTTTCAAAGCTAGGGAAACATGTTATTGTAAGATCAAATCTTACCATCCTCACTACCAATAAATTCAGCGACCTCCCCGAGTTTTTTAAGAAGCATGGTGTGGAAGTCACCTGTTCGCTCCCTTTCTACAGTAAATCACGAACTGATCGCCAGCGGGGAGAAGGCACGTACGATAAGTCTATCAAAGCGTTGAAAAGGCTGAATGAAATCGGTTATGGAGACGAAAATACCGGGTTAATGTTGAACCTGGTTTATAATCCGGTGGGGGCTTTTTTGCCGGGAGATCAGGAAGAAATTAAACAGGAGTTTAAGAAAGAGCTTAAGAGAAAGCATGACATCGTATTCAATGACCTTTTTACGATTACCAATTTACCCATCAGCCGATTCCTCAATTTTCTGCTGATGTCAGGTAACCTGGAAGAGTACATGGAAAAGCTGATTGAGTCATTCAATCCGGCAGCTGCAGCCGGGGTGATGTGCCGCAATACCATTTCCATTGGCTGGGACGGCCGCCTGTTTGATTGCGATTTCAACCAAATGCTTGATATGGAAACCCATGAAGACAGTGTTCAACACATCAAAGACTTTGATCTTGAATCGTTAAATAACAGGGAAATTAAGATCAACCAGCACTGTTTTGGATGCACAGCCGGAGCAGGCAGCAGTTGTGGGGGCGCGACTACTTGA
- a CDS encoding mechanosensitive ion channel domain-containing protein yields MDNFNITTEDIMNLVTTFGPKLLAAVATLVIGLWIVKFIVKGATKVLNRSSVDEALVSFLRSLISMLLKVMVYISALGMLGIEMTSFIAVLGAAGLAVGLALQGSLSNFAGGVLILFFKPFKVGDFIERGSESGTVEKIDILHTHLQTPNNQLIVIPNGQLANSPVTNYSAKETRRAVFPVGIGYSSDVKKAREVILRVLNEDERVLQDPAPVVVLTNLGDSSLDLSARAWTKTENYWGFFWDNLEKIKEELDKEGIEIPFPQRDIHVFQEKE; encoded by the coding sequence ATGGACAATTTTAACATTACCACAGAAGACATCATGAATCTCGTGACCACTTTCGGTCCAAAGTTGCTTGCCGCGGTTGCGACTCTGGTAATCGGGCTATGGATTGTGAAGTTTATTGTGAAAGGAGCCACCAAAGTATTGAATCGAAGTAGCGTGGATGAGGCTCTGGTTTCTTTTTTGCGAAGCCTTATTTCCATGTTGCTCAAGGTCATGGTTTATATTTCCGCGCTGGGTATGCTGGGCATAGAAATGACGTCTTTTATTGCCGTGTTGGGTGCGGCCGGTTTAGCGGTGGGGTTAGCACTGCAGGGCAGTTTATCGAATTTCGCAGGTGGAGTGTTGATCTTGTTCTTTAAGCCGTTTAAAGTGGGCGATTTTATTGAAAGAGGAAGCGAGTCGGGGACTGTTGAAAAGATTGATATTCTGCATACGCATCTTCAAACCCCCAATAATCAGCTTATTGTAATTCCGAACGGGCAGCTTGCCAATTCTCCCGTAACCAATTACTCAGCCAAAGAAACCCGGCGTGCTGTTTTCCCGGTTGGCATCGGCTACAGTTCGGATGTAAAAAAAGCACGTGAAGTTATTTTGCGGGTGCTGAATGAAGATGAACGAGTTTTGCAAGACCCGGCTCCGGTTGTTGTGCTCACAAACCTTGGAGACAGTTCGCTGGATCTATCTGCCCGCGCCTGGACTAAAACCGAAAATTATTGGGGCTTTTTCTGGGATAATCTCGAAAAAATAAAAGAAGAGTTGGATAAAGAAGGGATCGAAATTCCATTCCCTCAGCGCGACATCCACGTATTCCAGGAAAAGGAATGA
- a CDS encoding TIGR04283 family arsenosugar biosynthesis glycosyltransferase, whose protein sequence is MISIIIPAYNEEAKIGELLSFLRKHSEGQEAEILVVDGGSSDNTVKVAVKKGAKVVRSPLRGRANQMNFGAEKARGEWLYFLHADTTPPPTFIADITKKIQAGFDCGCFRLAFDDHHPALRIYSWFTRFDLNFFRFGDQSLFVRKALFSRIGGFDHKLLVMEDQEIVSRLKSRAQFVIIKKTVVTSARKYQRFGVFRLQFIFAIIVVLFYLKVSQEVIAHFYKSFMMGSSY, encoded by the coding sequence ATGATCAGCATTATTATTCCGGCTTATAATGAAGAGGCCAAGATTGGCGAGCTGCTTTCTTTTTTGAGGAAACACAGTGAGGGGCAGGAGGCGGAAATTCTTGTGGTTGATGGAGGCAGTTCGGACAATACAGTTAAAGTGGCAGTAAAAAAGGGAGCGAAAGTAGTGAGAAGCCCCTTAAGAGGCCGGGCAAATCAAATGAATTTTGGGGCTGAAAAGGCCCGGGGGGAATGGCTTTATTTCCTTCATGCCGACACTACACCACCTCCGACATTTATTGCCGATATCACAAAAAAAATACAAGCCGGATTTGATTGCGGTTGCTTCCGCCTGGCCTTTGATGACCACCATCCGGCGCTGAGAATTTACAGTTGGTTTACCCGTTTCGACCTCAACTTTTTCAGGTTTGGCGATCAGAGTTTGTTTGTCAGAAAAGCGCTTTTCTCAAGAATAGGAGGGTTTGATCATAAATTGCTGGTTATGGAAGATCAGGAGATCGTGAGCCGGCTTAAAAGTCGCGCACAATTTGTGATCATTAAAAAGACGGTTGTTACCTCGGCAAGGAAATATCAACGGTTTGGGGTTTTCAGATTACAGTTCATTTTTGCTATTATAGTGGTCCTCTTTTATTTGAAGGTTAGCCAAGAGGTAATAGCACACTTTTATAAATCGTTTATGATGGGCTCGTCATATTAA